Proteins from a genomic interval of Piscinibacter sp. HJYY11:
- a CDS encoding type VI secretion system tube protein Hcp — translation MASIDTHIKFAGVDGESTHKDHKGEIEVLSWTWGVSNEGGSTGGGSGKGKATPAPFHFTHLYDKGSPVLSKYCASGKHFPEVTLTSRKAGEGQKDFLVIKFKEVFISSVQPAGSSGGDIVESVSFVYKQIDFAYKPQDDKGGLGGEVKFGWNNATTEIT, via the coding sequence ATGGCTTCCATTGACACCCACATCAAGTTTGCCGGCGTTGACGGTGAATCCACCCACAAGGACCACAAGGGCGAGATCGAAGTCCTCTCGTGGACCTGGGGCGTGTCCAACGAAGGCGGCAGCACGGGCGGCGGCTCGGGCAAGGGCAAGGCCACGCCGGCTCCGTTCCACTTCACCCACCTCTACGACAAGGGCTCGCCGGTGCTGTCGAAGTACTGCGCCTCGGGCAAGCACTTCCCGGAAGTGACCCTCACCTCGCGCAAGGCCGGCGAAGGCCAGAAGGACTTCCTCGTGATCAAGTTCAAGGAAGTGTTCATCTCGTCGGTGCAGCCCGCCGGCAGCTCGGGCGGCGACATCGTCGAGAGCGTGTCGTTCGTCTACAAGCAGATCGACTTCGCCTACAAGCCGCAAGACGACAAGGGAGGCCTGGGTGGCGAGGTGAAGTTCGGCTGGAACAACGCCACCACCGAGATCACCTGA